The genomic segment CAGGTGGCAAATGTTGACTTGACTTTCAGTAAATGATACTTTCACACTACACATTTGGCAAGTGGCCCAATTACTCAATGCCAACAGCACAAATCTGACACATGGATGTTTTTGGAAGTGCAGTTTGTAGCTTCTGCCCATCAGTGCAAATTCTCCCACCACGCAAACATTTACCAAACCGCTGGCAAAAGGGGAAGCAGCGGAGTTACCATTTGACGAGGAACATGagctctccctgtctgtctgtggagccGATGATGCATTCGGGCTCGAGGTAAGTGCCGAGGTCGGCGGGGGAGTCTGAACGCCCGTCGCTCGGCTGGAGGCCGTCGCCGTCGCTCTGCAGAGTGCAGGcctgctgctgaggctgcaggcaggactgcacgggggggggggacgacaagGACAAAAGTACAGTGGTTAGAGGAAATCACAGAGGCCACATGAGCATTCGATTTACTGTATAACCCagtgagaaaagaggaaatgttaCAGCTTTCACTTTCATTGGTGTTGCTAAACCAACCACAGACAAATGCCATTTGGTTTGTTACTTAAAAAAAGCAGACTTTAACCTTTCCAAAAAAGCAGAAATTAAATCTTCAAACATGTTTTCGACTGCAACAACTATTGTTTTCCAATGCGACCTCTTTTGATTTCAggagaataaaaagagaaagagtgcAACTATGAATCTTTTGTGGTGCTCAACAGGAAAAGGGATTCTAATCATGTTCCTCCTTTTTCAGGATTCAGGTGCAGACGTTCTGTAAATAACATGGAAAACAACTCGACTCACAGACAGGCCGGCTCTGCACTCCTCACATACTCACAATTTCCGTCTCTTGCTCTGTCATTTCTTCTTTGGGAATGAACTCGCTGTGCTCTTCCTCATTCTCATACCCGAGATGGAGGGCGTTCCTCAGGAACTCGTTGATGAGCTCGGGACAGTCCAGGTTGTCCTCGGGTTCCCACGTGTTGTCCGCACTGTGTCGGCAAGACgacagacagaagaggagaaaaaaaaagaactaaacCATCAACCGCCAAAAACTGTGAGGAAGcgagtgtgtgattgtgcagcACCTCACTCACTCGGTGAAGCCTTTCCACTTCAGGAAGTACTCCACTCTCCCGTCAGCGACCCTGCGGCGGATGATCTTCTCCACCACAAACTCCTGGACCACCACTGTCGTCTCCTCAGTCTTCCTTTGTTTGGCAGTCTGCTTCTTTCTCATCCTGCCAGGGCACAAAACAAGCATGACAGCCAGCTCATattactgtcacacacacaaacacacacacacacacacacacacacacacacacactgccaacACAACAGTAAGGGTCTCATTTCTCAGTTTGACCTCCACGCTCATGCACGTTCACGTCCCtgcagctgcacaacaacaacacaactctgctgctgctgtgtcctTCACACAATGATCGCTTATTATAGCGCTCCACCTGCTGTTCGGATCAGGAGCACAACACGCAGCTGCTTCTTCACAAGCACACGCAACACGTTACtgttctacacacacacacacaaacacaagagaggagagagtgtgtgtaacGCACAGGGCGCAGGAAGGAACAATGTAGCACGTACGCTCTCGGTGTCACTTTGGTCTCTGCGGGTCACAGCCTGCTGCTCtgctacacacgcacacacacacacacgcacacacacgcacacacacagacacacacaccgcgCCGTGGGTCGGTGCCGCCGCTTCGTGCGTGAACCCGCGTCCGATCGGCGTGTTTACAACTTTCTCATGAATGGCCGGAGATTAAAGATGGCCGTGGATGCTCGGGAGGAAGTGGTTGCCAAGGGAAAAGGTCACGCCAGGAAAACCGGGAGGAGACGACGGGCACGCGCACGCCGCCgcggccaatcagagagcagtgCCCGCCACCCGAGGGGCGTACGAGGGGGACAGCGGACTGTGAGCCGGGCATCGAACCCTGCTCCACACGCTGAGGGTTTACTCACTGCCAAACACATATGGAGCCggatgtttattattatttacaggtTAATCTCCATGATATGAATACAAATCAGAGTGTTAGCAAAACCACGGAATGTCccaaaaataatcaattaatgaaacaaaaacaaaaaaacaaccatgaTCAGaaatctcttttttatttaccaGATGAATGAGCCTCAAAATAGTTACTAATCATAGtatattgtgttatattatattttaaaaatacaacttTTGCTTAACTTTTTTGATGCCATTTTAATTTGCACACAAATTACACGACTTTTCAGTAAAAAAAGTATTAATTACCTTTTACTCGTCTACATTTATTTAGTCACTATAGCTACTTTTGACTTTGTAGACCATGATCTACCATGATAATACTAAAATTTGTTGTTTGgatataaaaatttaaatatcatCTCCcattaaaatattaacatgCAGCATCATGCAttcataataacaaaaaaaataatattacttTTGCTAATTAGTGTGGGTATattttgcttgtttttatttaatttaaaacaattttcttGTAATGCAGTATGTTTGTTTCACTGTGGTATTcctacttttattttatctctGCTCCTGCAGGAACATTACTGTTTTCACGGAGTAGCTCtgttctccaccagct from the Limanda limanda chromosome 11, fLimLim1.1, whole genome shotgun sequence genome contains:
- the cbx3b gene encoding chromobox protein homolog 3b, translated to MRKKQTAKQRKTEETTVVVQEFVVEKIIRRRVADGRVEYFLKWKGFTDADNTWEPEDNLDCPELINEFLRNALHLGYENEEEHSEFIPKEEMTEQETEISCLQPQQQACTLQSDGDGLQPSDGRSDSPADLGTYLEPECIIGSTDRQGELMFLVKWKDSDDVALLPAHEASARCPQVVIDFYEQKLTWHCGDEEP